One region of Sphingomonas kaistensis genomic DNA includes:
- the rimO gene encoding 30S ribosomal protein S12 methylthiotransferase RimO, protein MATVLPTPPRVGMVSLGCPKNLVDSERILGQLRSDGYQMSADYEGADVVLVNTCGFLDSAKEESLEAIGEALAENGRVIVTGCMGREAEVIRARFPNVLAITGAHAYEDVVAAVHDAAPAPRSPYLDLVPQATPHLKLTPKHYSYLKISEGCNHRCAFCIIPQIRGDLVSRRPDAILREAEKLLAQGTRELLVISQDTSAYGLDLKHAAWPWKGSDVRAHMTDLARALGELRTPEGDRPWVRLHYVYPYPHVDRIMPLMAEGLVLPYLDIPFQHASPKVLKAMRRPANEARVLERLVQWRAQVPDIAIRSSFVVGFPGETEEDFDYLLQWLAEARLDRVGAFRFEPVEGAPANDLPGHVHEEVKEERYARVMELTARISAEKLAAKVGQTIDIIVDAVDAETGGATGRSKADAPEIDGEVHLRDAGHLRAGDFATVLVEEADEHDLFGVPVQEQALESARG, encoded by the coding sequence ATGGCAACAGTACTTCCCACCCCGCCGCGCGTCGGCATGGTCAGTCTCGGCTGTCCCAAGAACCTCGTCGACAGCGAGCGGATCCTCGGTCAGCTGCGTTCCGACGGCTATCAGATGAGCGCCGACTACGAAGGCGCCGACGTCGTGCTGGTCAACACCTGCGGCTTTCTCGATTCCGCCAAGGAAGAAAGCCTTGAGGCGATTGGCGAAGCGCTGGCCGAGAATGGCCGCGTCATCGTCACCGGCTGCATGGGACGCGAGGCCGAGGTCATCCGTGCCCGCTTCCCGAACGTCCTCGCGATCACCGGAGCCCACGCCTACGAAGACGTGGTCGCCGCCGTGCACGACGCCGCCCCGGCCCCGCGCTCGCCTTATCTCGACCTCGTGCCGCAGGCGACGCCGCACCTCAAGCTGACGCCCAAGCACTACAGCTACCTGAAGATTTCCGAGGGCTGCAATCACCGCTGCGCCTTCTGCATCATCCCGCAGATCCGCGGCGATCTCGTCTCGCGCCGCCCCGACGCCATCCTGCGCGAGGCCGAAAAGCTCCTCGCCCAGGGCACGCGCGAGCTGCTGGTCATCAGCCAGGACACCAGCGCCTACGGCCTCGACCTGAAGCATGCGGCCTGGCCGTGGAAAGGCTCGGACGTCCGCGCCCACATGACCGACCTCGCCCGCGCGCTGGGCGAGCTGCGCACCCCCGAGGGCGATCGCCCTTGGGTCCGCCTCCACTACGTCTACCCCTATCCGCACGTCGACCGGATCATGCCGCTGATGGCGGAGGGGCTGGTCCTCCCCTATCTCGACATCCCCTTCCAGCACGCCAGTCCCAAGGTGCTGAAGGCGATGCGCCGCCCCGCCAACGAGGCCCGCGTGCTCGAACGGCTGGTGCAATGGCGCGCGCAAGTCCCCGACATCGCCATCCGCTCCTCCTTCGTGGTCGGCTTCCCCGGCGAGACCGAGGAGGATTTCGACTACCTCTTGCAATGGCTGGCCGAGGCCCGCCTCGACCGCGTCGGCGCCTTCCGCTTCGAGCCGGTTGAGGGTGCGCCCGCCAATGACCTCCCCGGCCACGTGCACGAAGAGGTCAAGGAAGAGCGTTACGCGCGCGTGATGGAATTGACCGCGCGCATCTCGGCCGAAAAGCTCGCCGCCAAGGTCGGGCAGACGATCGACATCATCGTCGATGCGGTCGATGCCGAGACCGGCGGCGCGACTGGCCGCAGCAAGGCCGACGCACCCGAGATCGATGGCGAGGTCCATCTGCGCGATGCGGGCCATCTTCGCGCCGGCGACTTCGCCACGGTGCTGGTCGAGGAAGCCGACGAGCACGACCTGTTTGGCGTTCCCGTGCAGGAGCAGGCGCTTGAGTCGGCTCGAGGGTAA
- the acs gene encoding acetate--CoA ligase — MTPTELAALHEAHASDPHAFWLEQARRLDWVTFPERSGDTSFTRSDFHIRWFEDGILNLSANCLDRHLAERANDTALVFEPDEPGAGRSVTYAELYADTCRFAHLLKERGVGKGDRVMIYMPMIPEAAAAMLACARIGAVHSVVFGGFSPESLAGRIDDCGARVVITADEGVRGGKRIPLKANVDAACDLATGIETVIVVTRTGGEVTMCEGRDLRWEDHRDRLEADCPAEPMAAEDPLFILYTSGSTGKPKGVVHTTGGYAVWVATTFDWVFEPQVDDLFWCTADIGWITGHSYTLYGPLMAGTPTVMFDGVPTWPDASRLWETIDRLGVTILYTAPTAIRALMREGDEPVKKHRRESLRLLGTVGEPINPEAWRWYHDVVGDGRRAIVDTWWQTETGGVLMTPLPGATSMKPGSATRPLPGIEPLLVDAEGREIHGDDVSGNLCLRGSWPGQMRTVWGDPQRFIDTYFTTYPGLYFTGDGCRRDGDGDYWITGRVDDVINVSGHRIGTAEVESALVAHPLVAEAAVVGAPHDLKGQGIHAFVTLNAGEEGGEDIVRELHAEVRKHIGALAIPERIQFAPGLPKTRSGKIMRRILRKIAEGQLDQLGDTSTLADPGVVDALVRDR, encoded by the coding sequence ATGACCCCGACCGAGCTCGCCGCGCTGCACGAGGCTCATGCCTCCGATCCCCACGCCTTCTGGCTGGAGCAGGCGCGGCGGCTCGACTGGGTGACCTTTCCGGAGCGGTCGGGCGACACCTCGTTCACTCGTTCCGACTTCCACATCCGCTGGTTTGAGGACGGCATCCTCAACCTGTCGGCCAATTGCCTCGACCGGCACCTGGCCGAGCGGGCGAACGACACCGCGCTGGTCTTCGAGCCCGACGAACCCGGCGCCGGCCGCTCGGTCACCTACGCTGAACTCTACGCCGACACCTGCCGCTTCGCCCATCTCCTGAAGGAGCGCGGGGTCGGCAAGGGTGACCGGGTGATGATCTACATGCCGATGATCCCTGAAGCGGCGGCGGCGATGCTTGCCTGCGCCCGCATCGGCGCGGTCCATTCGGTGGTGTTCGGCGGCTTCTCGCCGGAAAGCCTCGCCGGCCGGATCGACGATTGCGGTGCCCGCGTCGTCATCACTGCCGACGAAGGCGTGCGCGGCGGCAAGCGCATTCCCCTGAAAGCCAATGTCGACGCCGCCTGCGACCTTGCGACCGGCATCGAGACCGTCATCGTCGTCACCCGCACCGGGGGCGAAGTCACGATGTGCGAGGGCCGTGACCTGCGTTGGGAGGACCACCGCGACCGTCTCGAGGCTGATTGCCCGGCCGAGCCGATGGCCGCCGAAGATCCCCTGTTCATCCTCTACACCTCGGGATCGACCGGAAAGCCCAAGGGCGTGGTCCACACCACCGGCGGCTACGCCGTCTGGGTCGCCACCACCTTCGATTGGGTGTTCGAGCCGCAGGTCGACGACCTTTTCTGGTGCACCGCCGACATCGGTTGGATCACCGGGCACAGCTACACCCTCTACGGCCCCCTAATGGCGGGCACCCCCACCGTCATGTTCGACGGCGTGCCGACCTGGCCCGACGCCAGCCGCCTGTGGGAAACCATTGACCGCCTCGGCGTCACGATCCTCTACACCGCCCCCACTGCCATCCGCGCGCTGATGCGGGAGGGCGACGAGCCGGTGAAGAAGCACCGCCGCGAAAGCCTCCGCCTGCTCGGCACCGTCGGCGAGCCGATCAATCCCGAGGCTTGGCGCTGGTATCACGATGTGGTCGGCGACGGCCGCCGCGCAATCGTCGACACCTGGTGGCAGACCGAAACCGGCGGCGTCCTGATGACCCCGCTCCCCGGCGCCACCTCGATGAAGCCCGGCAGCGCCACCCGGCCCCTTCCCGGCATCGAGCCGCTACTGGTCGATGCCGAAGGGCGCGAAATCCACGGCGACGATGTCAGCGGCAATCTCTGCCTGCGTGGGTCCTGGCCCGGCCAGATGCGCACTGTCTGGGGCGACCCGCAGCGCTTCATCGACACCTATTTCACCACCTACCCCGGCCTCTACTTCACCGGCGACGGCTGCCGCCGGGACGGGGATGGCGACTATTGGATCACCGGCCGGGTCGACGACGTCATCAACGTCTCGGGCCACCGCATCGGCACCGCCGAAGTCGAAAGCGCCCTGGTCGCCCACCCGCTGGTCGCCGAAGCCGCCGTGGTCGGCGCCCCGCACGACCTAAAGGGCCAGGGCATCCACGCCTTCGTCACCCTCAACGCCGGCGAGGAAGGCGGTGAGGATATCGTTCGCGAGCTTCACGCCGAGGTCCGTAAGCATATCGGCGCGCTGGCCATCCCCGAACGCATCCAGTTCGCCCCCGGCCTCCCCAAGACCCGCAGCGGCAAGATCATGCGGCGGATCCTCCGCAAGATCGCCGAAGGCCAGCTCGACCAGCTCGGCGACACCAGCACGCTGGCCGATCCGGGGGTCGTCGATGCGCTCGTCCGCGACCGCTAG
- a CDS encoding SDR family oxidoreductase encodes MSRLEGKLCIVTGAARGIGHAIARRFHAEGARLVMTDIDEAAGTAAAEKLGADFLLLDVREEEHWDELARPHPACDVLVNNAGVTGFEGAPAAHDPENASLAEWHAVHRTNLDGTFLGCRYAIRAMKAKGDGSIINVSSRSGLVGIPGAAAYASSKAAIRNHSKSVALYCAQQGWRIRCNSVHPAAILTPMWEALIGDGPDREAKMAAMVADTPLRRFGTTEEVAAMVAYLAADESAYVTGSEFTIDGGLLAGSAASPGD; translated from the coding sequence TTGAGTCGGCTCGAGGGTAAGCTCTGCATCGTGACCGGCGCCGCCCGCGGCATCGGTCATGCGATCGCCCGGCGCTTCCACGCGGAGGGCGCCCGGCTGGTCATGACGGACATCGACGAAGCCGCCGGAACGGCCGCGGCCGAAAAGCTCGGCGCCGACTTCCTGCTGCTCGACGTCCGCGAGGAAGAGCATTGGGACGAACTGGCCCGGCCTCATCCCGCCTGCGACGTGCTGGTCAATAACGCCGGGGTCACCGGCTTCGAAGGCGCGCCCGCCGCACACGATCCGGAGAACGCCAGCCTCGCCGAATGGCATGCGGTGCATCGCACCAATCTCGACGGCACCTTCCTCGGCTGCCGCTATGCAATCCGCGCGATGAAGGCGAAGGGCGACGGCTCGATCATCAATGTCTCGTCGCGCTCGGGTCTGGTCGGCATCCCCGGCGCGGCCGCCTACGCTTCGTCCAAGGCCGCGATCCGCAACCACAGCAAGTCGGTCGCGCTTTATTGCGCGCAGCAAGGCTGGCGGATCCGCTGCAACAGCGTGCACCCGGCCGCCATCCTGACCCCGATGTGGGAAGCGCTGATCGGCGACGGACCCGACCGTGAGGCAAAAATGGCAGCGATGGTCGCCGACACCCCGCTCCGCCGCTTCGGCACGACGGAGGAGGTTGCAGCGATGGTCGCCTATCTCGCCGCCGACGAAAGCGCCTACGTCACCGGTTCGGAATTCACCATCGACGGCGGCCTCCTCGCCGGCTCCGCCGCAAGCCCGGGCGACTGA
- a CDS encoding MaoC family dehydratase produces MPGRFYDEWKEGDTVAHALRRTVTETDNLLISTLTHNPQPLHLDAEAAKDTEFGRILVNSCFTFSLLVGASVADTTEGVLVANLGFDEVRLPSPVFIGDTLHFESSCLSKRESRSRPTAGLVTWEHRAINQRGQTVCTMKRTALIQKAAA; encoded by the coding sequence ATGCCCGGACGCTTTTATGACGAGTGGAAGGAAGGCGACACGGTCGCCCACGCCCTCCGCCGCACGGTGACGGAGACCGACAATCTCCTGATCTCCACCCTCACCCATAATCCCCAGCCGCTGCACCTCGACGCCGAAGCCGCCAAGGACACCGAGTTCGGCCGGATCCTGGTCAACAGCTGCTTCACCTTCTCGCTGCTGGTTGGCGCGTCGGTCGCCGACACCACCGAAGGCGTGCTGGTCGCCAACCTCGGCTTCGACGAAGTCCGCCTGCCCTCCCCCGTGTTTATCGGCGACACGCTGCACTTCGAAAGCAGCTGCCTGTCCAAGCGCGAAAGCAGGTCGCGCCCGACCGCCGGTCTCGTCACCTGGGAGCATCGCGCGATCAACCAGCGCGGCCAGACCGTCTGCACCATGAAGCGCACCGCGCTCATCCAGAAGGCCGCTGCGTGA
- a CDS encoding leucyl aminopeptidase family protein, translated as MTDFATLLRPDRGEAARLLHLVDATLLPEWLKAHAGPRRQLVEAARFEGKAGQFLLIPGGTAGEWEALVGVAKLSALTPWCLAHAAERLPEGSYRLAGDMVPGNAALGWLLAQHRFTSYKSKPEQPAGPRILLSAEPARVDEMVRLADATALVRDLVDTPAGDLGPAEIERAVRDWAKGSGVDVEVTKGDALEQGYPMIHAVGAAALPARAPRLIEARWGDPSHPRLAIVGKGVVFDTGGLNLKPGAGMRLMKKDMGGAAHALALARLIVAERWPVRLHLLIPAVENAVAGGAFRPGDILTSRQGLKVEIDNTDAEGRLILADALTRAGEEGAETLVDFATLTGAARIALGPDLPATFSNDDALAADLIAAGSDVADPLWRLPLWDGYDDMLKSDLADLSNSADSPFAGTITAALFLRRFVREGTAWAHLDTFAWRPAPRPGRPKGGEALGLRAVHAALSRRFRRS; from the coding sequence ATGACCGATTTCGCCACCCTCCTCCGTCCCGACCGCGGGGAAGCCGCGCGCCTCCTCCACCTCGTCGATGCGACGCTCCTGCCCGAATGGCTGAAAGCCCACGCCGGGCCGCGCCGCCAACTGGTCGAGGCGGCCCGTTTCGAGGGCAAGGCCGGGCAGTTCCTGCTGATCCCCGGCGGCACCGCCGGCGAATGGGAAGCCCTTGTCGGGGTGGCCAAGCTGTCTGCGCTCACGCCCTGGTGCCTCGCTCACGCCGCCGAGCGCCTTCCGGAGGGCAGCTATCGCCTTGCCGGCGACATGGTCCCGGGCAACGCCGCGCTTGGCTGGCTGCTCGCCCAGCACCGCTTCACGTCCTACAAGAGCAAGCCGGAGCAGCCTGCCGGCCCCCGCATCCTGCTCAGCGCGGAGCCAGCGCGGGTCGACGAGATGGTCCGTCTCGCCGACGCCACCGCCCTTGTCCGCGATCTCGTCGATACCCCGGCCGGCGATCTTGGCCCGGCCGAAATCGAACGCGCGGTGCGCGACTGGGCCAAGGGCTCGGGCGTCGACGTCGAGGTCACCAAGGGCGACGCGCTCGAACAGGGCTATCCGATGATCCACGCGGTCGGCGCGGCCGCCCTTCCCGCCCGCGCGCCGCGGCTGATCGAGGCCCGCTGGGGCGACCCATCCCACCCCAGGCTGGCGATCGTCGGCAAGGGCGTGGTGTTCGACACCGGCGGCCTTAACCTCAAGCCCGGCGCCGGGATGCGATTGATGAAAAAGGACATGGGCGGTGCTGCCCACGCCTTGGCGCTGGCCCGGCTGATCGTCGCCGAACGCTGGCCGGTCCGCCTCCACCTGCTGATCCCGGCGGTCGAGAATGCGGTGGCGGGTGGCGCCTTCCGTCCCGGCGATATCCTGACCAGCCGCCAGGGCCTCAAGGTCGAGATCGACAATACCGACGCCGAGGGCCGCCTGATCCTCGCCGATGCGCTGACCCGCGCGGGCGAGGAAGGTGCCGAAACGCTGGTCGACTTCGCCACCCTGACCGGCGCGGCCCGGATCGCGCTCGGCCCCGACCTTCCGGCCACCTTCAGCAACGACGACGCGCTTGCCGCCGACCTCATCGCCGCCGGTTCCGACGTTGCCGATCCGCTGTGGCGGCTCCCGCTGTGGGACGGCTATGACGACATGCTGAAAAGCGACCTCGCCGACCTGTCGAACAGTGCCGACTCGCCCTTCGCCGGGACCATCACCGCCGCCCTGTTCCTGCGCCGCTTCGTCCGCGAGGGCACGGCCTGGGCCCATCTCGACACCTTTGCCTGGCGACCCGCGCCTCGTCCGGGGCGTCCCAAGGGCGGCGAAGCGCTTGGGCTTCGCGCTGTCCATGCTGCCCTGTCCCGCCGGTTCCGTCGCTCTTAG
- a CDS encoding DUF3833 family protein, with amino-acid sequence MRSSATARAALPLALLLGGCAAPELAAGTAPLDPVAFFTGDSRGSGTLDPIVGGKAPVSVESRGIRTGDTLTLTQRISEGDKPQRTRVWTIRTLPAGGYLSTLTDAKGPVSVDVRGPRAYLAYTTPSGLRIKQQLALQPDGRTILNRLEAYKFGIRVAVLNETIRK; translated from the coding sequence ATGCGCTCGTCCGCGACCGCTAGGGCCGCCCTCCCGCTCGCCTTGCTGCTCGGCGGCTGCGCCGCGCCCGAACTTGCGGCCGGCACGGCGCCGCTCGATCCGGTCGCCTTCTTCACCGGCGACAGCCGCGGAAGCGGAACGCTTGACCCCATCGTCGGCGGAAAGGCGCCCGTCTCGGTCGAAAGCCGTGGGATCAGGACGGGCGATACCCTGACCCTTACCCAGCGCATCAGCGAAGGGGACAAGCCGCAGCGCACGCGGGTGTGGACGATCCGCACGCTCCCGGCCGGCGGTTATCTCAGCACGCTGACCGACGCGAAAGGCCCGGTCAGCGTCGATGTACGCGGCCCGCGCGCCTATCTCGCCTACACCACGCCAAGCGGGCTGCGCATCAAGCAGCAACTCGCGCTCCAGCCCGATGGCCGCACGATCCTCAACCGGCTGGAAGCCTACAAGTTCGGAATCCGCGTCGCCGTCCTGAACGAGACCATCCGCAAATAG
- a CDS encoding NAD(P)-dependent alcohol dehydrogenase, with protein sequence MPTIAKGWGTDAADQPLREMEFERRDLRPNDVAIKITHSGICHSDLHTCRNDWGGSRYPVVPGHEIVGTVTEVGPEVTKHKVGDTVAVGCMVDSCMECDQCLEGWEVFCRKGCIQTYNSKDFHDGTVTKGGYSDHVVVRDHFVCKVPDGMDVTRVAPLLCAGITTYSPLRQYNVGEGTKVAVIGLGGLGHMGVKLAAAMGAHVTMITTTPEKAKDARELGAHDVIVSTDPEQMAAAATRFDFILNTIPVSHEIDGYLNLLGRSGRMVIVGALTPMPGFTGFQLIWWNRAVGGSAIGGIPETQEMLDFCAKHDIYPDCEHIRIEQVNDAYERLLKNDVRYRFVIDMEQTA encoded by the coding sequence ATGCCGACCATCGCCAAGGGCTGGGGCACCGACGCCGCCGACCAGCCGCTCCGCGAAATGGAGTTCGAACGCCGCGACCTCCGGCCAAACGATGTCGCGATCAAGATCACCCATTCGGGTATCTGCCATTCCGACCTCCACACCTGCCGCAACGACTGGGGCGGAAGCCGATATCCGGTCGTCCCGGGTCACGAGATCGTCGGCACCGTCACCGAGGTCGGGCCCGAGGTGACCAAGCACAAGGTCGGCGACACCGTCGCGGTCGGCTGCATGGTCGACAGCTGCATGGAGTGCGACCAGTGCCTCGAAGGCTGGGAAGTGTTCTGCCGCAAGGGCTGCATCCAGACCTACAACAGCAAGGACTTCCACGACGGGACGGTCACCAAGGGCGGGTATTCCGACCACGTCGTGGTCCGCGACCATTTCGTCTGCAAGGTGCCCGACGGCATGGACGTCACCCGCGTCGCGCCGTTGCTGTGTGCTGGCATCACCACCTATTCGCCGCTGCGCCAGTATAACGTCGGCGAAGGCACCAAGGTCGCGGTGATCGGTCTCGGCGGGCTCGGCCACATGGGCGTGAAGCTCGCCGCCGCAATGGGCGCGCACGTGACAATGATCACGACCACGCCCGAAAAGGCCAAGGACGCACGCGAGCTTGGCGCGCACGACGTGATCGTCTCGACCGATCCCGAGCAGATGGCCGCCGCCGCTACCCGCTTCGATTTCATCCTCAACACGATCCCCGTGAGCCACGAGATCGACGGCTACCTCAACCTCCTCGGTCGCTCCGGCCGGATGGTAATCGTCGGCGCGCTGACCCCGATGCCGGGCTTCACGGGCTTCCAGCTCATCTGGTGGAACCGCGCCGTCGGCGGCTCGGCGATCGGCGGCATTCCCGAAACGCAGGAGATGCTCGACTTCTGCGCCAAGCACGACATCTATCCCGACTGCGAGCACATCAGGATCGAGCAGGTCAACGACGCCTATGAGCGCCTGCTCAAGAACGACGTCCGTTACCGCTTCGTGATCGACATGGAGCAGACCGCCTGA
- a CDS encoding transketolase — protein sequence MSTDLAALGILEERLRFLAANIIHHANHVRDSADGLKVGGHQASSASMTAIMAALYFDALGPNDRVAVKPHAGPVLHAIHYLLGSQDRATLENFRGFGGAQSYPSRTKDRIPVDFSTGSVGLGVAITLFASLVQDWLSARGALGDDQRGRFVALMGDAELDEGNIYEALIEGHKHDVRNLWWIVDYNRQSLDATSADRMFERFDDIFATCGWRVETLKYGRLQRDLFARPGGEALRTWIDRCPNVDYAALTYGGGAAWRTRLQADLAAEAETLKLVAGLDDEALGRLMTNLGGHCLETLTEAFRRNGDDQPTLFIAYTIKGFGLPFAGHKDNHAGLMNPTQFAAFRDSLGIAAGEEWEPLAGLGGNARSGVEALVDATKIRRQKEPRNFTSWAVPELPTPTGEEQSTQAAFGRILLDLAKSGDPLADRILTTSPDVTVSTNLGAFVNNRGLFHRRDIRDVFAEAKIPSAQKWAAKDAGQHVELGIAESNLFLMLAAAGLSGDLFGHRLVPIGTLYDPFIARGLDSLNYGCYQDARFLLVATPSGLTLGPEGGAHQSINPPLIALGQPGLRHYEPAFADELALFMREAFRLIDEPAGESTYLRLSTRSIQQEPRASDDWKPDALAGGYWLREPGAGGEAAIVAMGAVMPEALAAFDALKDDVPGLGLLSVTSPNLLHRGWSAAQAAEWRGERQPSHAATLLSRLSPTARLVTLCDAAPASLSWLGAVLGHRVAPLGVDRFGQTGNLPDLYGEYRLDGEAITEAMAGLLIG from the coding sequence ATGAGCACCGATCTCGCCGCCCTCGGCATCCTCGAAGAACGCCTTCGTTTTCTCGCCGCCAACATCATCCACCACGCCAATCACGTCCGTGACAGCGCGGACGGGCTGAAGGTTGGCGGGCACCAGGCGTCGAGCGCGTCGATGACGGCGATCATGGCGGCGCTCTACTTCGATGCGCTTGGGCCCAATGACCGGGTCGCGGTGAAGCCTCACGCTGGCCCGGTGCTCCACGCCATCCATTACCTGCTCGGATCGCAGGACCGCGCCACGCTGGAGAACTTCCGCGGTTTCGGCGGTGCGCAGAGCTATCCGAGCCGGACCAAGGACCGCATCCCGGTCGACTTCTCCACCGGTTCGGTCGGCCTCGGAGTCGCCATCACCCTGTTCGCCAGCCTGGTTCAGGACTGGCTGTCCGCCCGCGGCGCGCTTGGCGACGACCAGCGCGGCCGGTTCGTCGCCTTGATGGGCGATGCCGAGCTCGACGAGGGCAATATCTACGAAGCCCTGATCGAGGGCCACAAGCACGACGTCCGCAACCTGTGGTGGATCGTCGACTACAACCGCCAGAGCCTCGACGCGACCAGTGCCGACCGCATGTTCGAGCGTTTCGATGACATCTTCGCCACCTGCGGCTGGCGGGTGGAGACGCTGAAATATGGCCGCCTCCAGCGCGACCTGTTTGCAAGACCCGGCGGCGAGGCACTGCGGACCTGGATCGATCGCTGCCCCAATGTCGATTATGCCGCTCTCACCTACGGCGGCGGCGCTGCGTGGCGCACCCGCCTGCAAGCCGATCTCGCGGCTGAAGCCGAGACGCTGAAGCTTGTCGCCGGCCTCGATGACGAAGCGCTCGGCAGGCTGATGACCAATCTCGGCGGCCATTGCCTCGAGACCCTGACCGAAGCCTTCCGCCGCAATGGCGACGATCAGCCGACCTTGTTCATCGCCTACACCATCAAGGGGTTCGGCCTGCCGTTCGCCGGTCACAAGGACAATCACGCCGGACTGATGAACCCGACCCAGTTCGCTGCCTTCCGCGACTCGCTCGGCATTGCCGCGGGCGAGGAGTGGGAACCGCTCGCCGGACTCGGCGGCAATGCTCGTTCGGGCGTCGAGGCACTGGTCGATGCGACCAAAATTCGCCGCCAGAAGGAGCCGCGCAATTTCACCAGTTGGGCGGTCCCTGAACTTCCCACCCCTACCGGCGAGGAGCAGAGCACTCAGGCCGCGTTCGGCCGCATCCTGCTCGACCTCGCCAAGTCGGGCGATCCGCTGGCCGACCGGATCCTGACCACCTCGCCCGACGTCACGGTGTCCACCAACCTCGGCGCGTTCGTGAACAATCGCGGCCTGTTCCACCGCCGGGACATCCGCGACGTGTTCGCCGAAGCCAAGATCCCGTCCGCGCAGAAGTGGGCGGCGAAGGACGCCGGCCAGCATGTCGAGCTCGGAATCGCCGAATCCAATCTGTTCCTGATGCTCGCCGCCGCCGGCCTGTCGGGCGACCTGTTCGGTCACCGCCTCGTGCCCATCGGCACCCTCTACGATCCGTTCATCGCCCGCGGCCTCGATAGCCTCAATTACGGCTGCTACCAGGACGCCCGCTTCCTGCTGGTCGCCACCCCCTCGGGCCTGACCCTCGGGCCCGAAGGCGGCGCGCATCAGTCGATCAACCCGCCGCTGATCGCGCTCGGCCAGCCTGGCTTGCGCCACTACGAGCCCGCCTTCGCCGACGAACTCGCCCTCTTCATGCGCGAAGCCTTCCGCCTGATCGACGAGCCGGCGGGCGAATCCACCTACCTTCGCCTCTCAACCCGCAGCATCCAGCAGGAACCCCGCGCCTCCGACGACTGGAAGCCCGATGCCCTCGCCGGCGGCTATTGGCTGCGTGAGCCCGGCGCCGGTGGCGAGGCCGCCATCGTCGCCATGGGCGCGGTCATGCCCGAAGCCCTCGCCGCCTTCGACGCGCTCAAGGACGACGTGCCCGGCCTCGGCCTCCTCAGCGTCACCAGCCCCAACCTCCTCCATCGCGGATGGAGCGCGGCGCAGGCGGCCGAATGGCGCGGCGAACGCCAGCCGAGTCACGCCGCCACCTTGCTTTCCCGCCTGTCGCCGACCGCCCGTCTTGTCACCCTGTGCGACGCCGCTCCCGCCTCGCTGTCGTGGCTCGGCGCCGTCCTCGGCCACCGTGTCGCCCCGCTCGGCGTCGACCGCTTCGGCCAGACCGGTAACCTCCCCGACCTCTATGGCGAATATCGCCTCGACGGGGAGGCGATCACCGAGGCGATGGCGGGGCTTCTCATCGGCTGA
- a CDS encoding aldolase/citrate lyase family protein, with the protein MSRQPRSWLFVPADSEKKIAKALESEADALIFDLEDSVALPNKALGRDLLRNLPSRSGGPQWWVRINPLRTEDHRLDLELLGSADIHGLVLPKAESGADITELAHRSGSIPIHAIVTETAASLFGLLSYRDVKDSPLAAMSWGAEDLSAALGAASNKDGEGRYTAPYTLARTLTLAGAAAAGVQPVDGVFADFRDEAGLIDEALDAARDGFTGKLAIHPAQVGPINAAFSPTPDQVANARAIVAAFAADPSAGVLSVHGRMVDKPHLIQAQRTLARAGE; encoded by the coding sequence GTGAGCCGCCAGCCACGTTCCTGGCTGTTCGTCCCCGCCGACAGCGAGAAGAAGATCGCCAAGGCGCTGGAGAGCGAGGCCGATGCGCTGATCTTCGACCTCGAGGACAGCGTCGCGCTCCCCAACAAGGCGCTTGGCCGCGATCTCCTCCGCAACCTGCCTTCTCGTTCGGGTGGGCCGCAATGGTGGGTCCGGATCAACCCGCTTCGCACCGAGGACCACCGCCTCGACCTCGAACTATTGGGCTCCGCTGACATCCACGGCCTGGTCCTGCCCAAGGCCGAGAGCGGCGCCGACATCACCGAGCTTGCCCACCGCTCGGGCTCGATCCCGATCCATGCCATTGTCACCGAAACCGCCGCCTCGTTGTTCGGCCTGCTGTCCTATCGCGACGTCAAGGATTCGCCGCTCGCCGCGATGAGCTGGGGTGCGGAGGACCTTTCCGCCGCGCTTGGCGCCGCCTCGAACAAGGATGGCGAGGGTCGCTACACTGCCCCCTACACGCTCGCCCGCACCCTGACCCTAGCCGGCGCTGCGGCCGCGGGAGTGCAACCGGTCGACGGCGTGTTCGCCGATTTCCGCGACGAGGCCGGCCTGATCGACGAAGCGCTCGACGCCGCCCGCGACGGCTTCACGGGCAAGCTCGCGATCCACCCGGCCCAGGTCGGCCCGATCAACGCGGCTTTCTCCCCTACCCCTGACCAGGTCGCAAATGCCCGTGCGATCGTCGCAGCCTTTGCAGCCGATCCGTCGGCCGGCGTGTTGAGCGTCCACGGCCGAATGGTCGACAAACCCCATCTGATCCAGGCTCAGCGCACGCTGGCCCGCGCAGGAGAATAA